A section of the Rhizobium sp. SSA_523 genome encodes:
- the serA gene encoding phosphoglycerate dehydrogenase, with the protein MAPRVLVSDELSETAVQIFRDRGVDVDFQPKLGKDKDKLAEIIGNYDGLAIRSATKVTEKLIAAATNLKVVGRAGIGVDNVDIPAASKRGIIVMNTPFGNSITTAEHAIALMFSVARQIPAADVSTQAGKWEKSKFMGVEITGKTLGVIGAGNIGSIVCSRAIGLKMRVLAYDPFLSVERAQEMGVTKVELDELLAQADFITLHVPMTDKTRGIISREALAKTKPGVRIINCARGGLVDEQALADAIKSGHVAGAGFDVFEVEPATESPLFGLPNVVCTPHLGASTTEAQENVALQVAEQMADYLVNGAVSNAINMPSITAEEAPILKPFIRLADVLGSFAGQVTESPIKAIEILYDGVTGTMNTKALTSALLAGLIRNQVSDVNMVSAPIMIKEKGIVLSEVKRDKTGVYDGYIKLTVTTEKQTRSVAGTVFSDGKPRFIQIKGINMDADVGQNMIYISNTDVPGMIGFMGTTLGNAGVNIANFQLGREKEGGDAIALLYVDGLIDKTVLDQLTANAAIKQAKPLVFNVD; encoded by the coding sequence ATGGCACCTCGCGTTCTCGTATCCGACGAACTTTCCGAAACCGCCGTCCAGATCTTCCGCGATCGCGGCGTCGATGTGGATTTCCAGCCGAAGCTCGGCAAGGACAAGGACAAGCTGGCCGAGATCATCGGCAATTACGATGGTCTGGCGATCCGCTCCGCCACCAAGGTCACCGAAAAGCTGATCGCTGCCGCCACCAATCTGAAGGTGGTCGGTCGCGCCGGCATCGGCGTCGATAATGTCGACATTCCGGCCGCGTCCAAGCGCGGTATCATCGTGATGAATACGCCCTTCGGCAATTCCATCACCACGGCTGAACATGCGATTGCGCTGATGTTCTCCGTGGCCCGGCAGATCCCCGCCGCCGATGTCTCCACGCAGGCCGGCAAATGGGAAAAGTCGAAATTCATGGGTGTCGAAATCACCGGCAAGACGCTCGGCGTCATCGGCGCCGGCAATATCGGCTCCATCGTCTGCTCGCGCGCCATCGGGCTGAAAATGCGCGTTCTGGCCTATGATCCCTTCCTGTCCGTGGAGCGCGCGCAGGAAATGGGCGTGACCAAGGTGGAGCTGGACGAGCTTCTGGCGCAGGCGGATTTCATCACCTTGCATGTGCCGATGACCGACAAGACCCGCGGCATCATTTCCCGCGAGGCGCTGGCAAAGACCAAGCCGGGCGTGCGCATCATCAACTGCGCCCGCGGCGGCCTGGTGGACGAGCAGGCGCTCGCGGATGCCATCAAGTCGGGTCACGTGGCCGGGGCGGGTTTCGACGTGTTCGAGGTGGAGCCGGCGACGGAAAGCCCGCTTTTCGGCCTGCCGAACGTGGTCTGCACGCCGCATCTTGGCGCATCCACCACCGAAGCGCAGGAGAATGTGGCCCTGCAGGTGGCCGAGCAGATGGCCGATTACCTGGTCAACGGCGCCGTTTCCAATGCCATCAACATGCCCTCCATCACGGCAGAGGAAGCGCCGATCCTGAAGCCCTTCATCCGGCTGGCCGATGTTCTCGGCTCCTTTGCCGGCCAGGTGACCGAAAGCCCGATCAAGGCGATCGAGATCCTCTATGACGGCGTAACCGGCACGATGAACACCAAGGCGCTGACATCGGCGCTGCTGGCGGGCCTGATCCGCAACCAGGTCTCGGACGTCAACATGGTGTCCGCGCCAATCATGATCAAGGAAAAGGGCATCGTCCTGTCGGAGGTCAAGCGCGACAAGACCGGCGTCTACGACGGCTACATCAAGCTGACGGTGACGACCGAAAAGCAGACCCGCTCCGTCGCCGGCACCGTCTTCTCGGACGGCAAGCCGCGCTTTATCCAGATCAAGGGCATCAACATGGATGCCGATGTCGGTCAGAACATGATCTACATCTCCAATACCGACGTTCCGGGGATGATCGGCTTCATGGGCACCACGCTCGGCAATGCCGGCGTCAATATCGCCAACTTCCAGCTTGGCCGGGAGAAGGAAGGCGGCGATGCGATTGCCCTCCTGTATGTCGATGGTCTGATCGACAAGACCGTGCTCGACCAGTTGACGGCCAATGCCGCCATCAAGCAGGCCAAGCCGCTGGTCTTCAACGTCGACTGA
- a CDS encoding phosphoserine transaminase, translating into MANLAKPDLRPNNTHFSSGPCSKRPGWSLDALSDAPLGRSHRAKIGKAKLKQAIDLTRDILQVPADYRIGIVPASDTGAVEMAMWSLLGERGVDMVSWESFGAGWVTDVVKQLKLKDVRKFEADYGLLPNLAEVDFDRDVVFTWNGTTSGVRVPNADFIPADRKGLTICDATSAAFAQTMDFSKLDVVTFSWQKVLGGEGGHGMLILSPRAVERLESYTPAWPLPKIFRMTKGGKLIEGIFTGETINTPSMLCVEDYLDALNWAKSLGGLQALVARADANAKVIFDFVEAHDWIANLAVDPATRSNTSVCLKIVDPQVQALDADQQAAFAKGVVALLEKENVALDIGAYRDAPSGLRIWAGATIETADMQAVMPWLSWAFETQKAALAQAAA; encoded by the coding sequence ATGGCGAATCTCGCAAAGCCGGACCTGCGTCCGAACAATACCCATTTCTCTTCTGGCCCTTGCTCCAAGCGCCCCGGTTGGTCGCTTGATGCCCTTTCCGACGCGCCGCTTGGGCGTTCGCACCGCGCGAAGATCGGCAAGGCGAAGCTGAAGCAGGCCATCGACCTTACCCGTGATATTCTTCAGGTGCCGGCGGATTACCGCATCGGCATCGTTCCGGCCTCCGATACCGGTGCCGTCGAAATGGCCATGTGGTCGCTGCTCGGCGAGCGTGGCGTGGACATGGTCTCCTGGGAAAGCTTCGGCGCCGGCTGGGTGACGGATGTCGTCAAGCAGCTGAAGCTCAAGGATGTTCGCAAGTTCGAGGCCGATTACGGCCTGCTTCCGAACCTCGCCGAGGTCGATTTCGACCGCGATGTCGTCTTTACCTGGAACGGCACGACGTCCGGCGTGCGCGTTCCCAATGCGGATTTCATCCCTGCTGATCGCAAGGGCCTGACGATCTGCGACGCCACATCGGCGGCCTTCGCGCAGACCATGGATTTCTCCAAGCTCGATGTCGTTACCTTCTCCTGGCAGAAAGTGCTGGGCGGGGAGGGCGGCCACGGCATGCTCATCCTCAGCCCGCGCGCTGTCGAGCGGCTGGAAAGCTACACCCCGGCCTGGCCGCTGCCGAAGATCTTCCGCATGACCAAGGGCGGCAAGCTGATCGAGGGCATTTTCACCGGCGAGACGATCAACACGCCGTCCATGCTCTGCGTGGAAGATTATCTGGATGCGCTGAACTGGGCGAAATCGCTCGGCGGCCTTCAGGCGCTCGTGGCACGGGCCGATGCCAATGCCAAGGTGATCTTCGATTTCGTCGAGGCTCATGACTGGATCGCCAATCTTGCGGTCGATCCTGCGACCCGTTCCAACACATCCGTCTGCCTGAAGATCGTCGATCCGCAGGTTCAGGCTCTGGATGCCGATCAGCAGGCGGCTTTCGCCAAGGGCGTCGTCGCGCTCCTGGAGAAGGAAAACGTCGCGCTCGATATCGGTGCCTATCGCGATGCACCCTCCGGTCTGCGGATCTGGGCCGGCGCAACGATCGAGACTGCCGACATGCAGGCCGTCATGCCCTGGCTGAGCTGGGCCTTCGAGACCCAGAAGGCCGCTCTGGCCCAGGCTGCCGCCTGA